AGTGTTAATGggctctccccctccccttttccTTCATATCTAATTCTTTTTAAGTAAAAGATGATTATCTGttctctctcagtctgtctctgtctgtaatGTGATGCACCGTAATGGGACAGGACTGATTGAGGAGGGACATCAGGATTAATCTCACTGGGTAATTACTTTTATGATTTATGGGTCccttccctcacacacacacacacacacacacacacacacacacacacacacacacacacacacacacacacacacacacacacacacacacacacacacacacacacacacacacacaccagggccTCCTACGATCATGGTCGGTGTTCCCCAGCTCTTGTTGTTCTCACCTTGcagtttattttcccttttttttattacgtGTTGACTTCAAGTAATGAAACGCTGCAATTTGTCCGACCTGTCACATTAAAACGGTGTGTGATTCGACTCCTGACAAATCTCTTTACACGGTGGCGGCGGCTCTACGTGCGAGCGAGGGCACACCGCGGTTTGATCCTCTCTGTGTAAGGTTAACCTGATTTTGATTGAGCGTTAAAACCCAGCAGAGTGGCTTCTTTGACCGCGAAACAGGAATTGGCATAGCAACCTTGGTGTAACTAATCAATATGTGGTGGTGAAGGGGGAGAAACCTGACTTGTACTCTGCACGTGTAGTCTATACGAGCAAATAAGTCCTCTGGAGCCGGCTTCTTCTATCAATAACTAGGCCTACACCACGGCCGGCGAAAAAAATGCTCAACCTCTGgctggtctttttttttctttccatgtgcacattttttattatagatAAGGCAAAAGCAGCAAACAAAGGTAGAGGAAGTCTATAAATAAAAGGAAGGCTGTGAGCTTTGACAgctatattatttttttgttgttttaatcccaaacaaaagcagcagagTAATCCTGAAGGGCTTCTGCTTGATGCTTTTGATGTTTACTGAGAAATTGATCCCTTCACCTGGAAGCCAGAGTGTATGAAAATGCATGCAATGTATGCATTCAGTGTGACTCAAAGATTTGCACATATTGGGACGTGTCATTTTTGGACATGCTTCCTGTGCAGTACATTTGAATTTCCTCAGAAACAATTTGAGGACAGATTACAGTTTGTTACCCCAAACGCTTGTAGCACAAAACAGTGCGCAGCGTGAATCCCTTGTCACCCGCTCTGAGCTTTTTttgaagacagaaaaagaaaaaacccagAGCTGCAGCAACTGTaattacattacacacacacacacacacacacacacacacacacacacacacacacacacacacacacacacacacacacacacacacacacacacacacacacacacacacacataccgttTGAGCTCAGCACGTCTGCGACTGCCGCGGGATGTTAGAGGCGTGTTGCTATGACGACTGAAGGGGGGGACACAGAATAAAGGGGGTTAGGGGTAGAGGGGAAGTGGAGGAGGGGGTTGTTTCGTAGGAAGGTGattgaggaagagagagagaaagagagagcgagagagggttGCCGGCGTCTTGACAGTGTGTAGCAGCAGAGAACAGTCGAGGCAGGCTGTCGGGAAACCATCAGGGGGATTATTCAGAAACCTGCTGCTGGAGCGGGGCATCACACAGACGGAGATCACCAGAAGGCTGTGTGCATGGTAGGCAACGCTCACAACGATCATTTAATGCTAAATCTGAAGTCTCTTTCTGTGTGATTTGGACTGAAAGGCATCATGCATATTCAAGGACTGTATCCGTcccagtttttccttttttctgcattGACAAATACTTcagacacaagaagaagaatgtATTCGCTATCAGTTGCCTAAATCTACACGGAAATCAGTCCGTGTCTGTTTGCCATTATTTACCTATCAGAAGAACAGCTTTTTAGTAGAAAAACCAGGCGCTGTGAAAAGAGCAATCTGCGTAGAGTGACTTAGCTTCATTCAAGGGACATTTCAGGTAAGCCATTGTGTTGCATGAATGAAACCATGAAGAGAGGGATGCATTGTGAAAGTCGTGGCCTTTTGTATGAATGATAAAGGACAAAACACTTGAGAgcactgttgtgtgtgtgtgtgtgtgtgtgtgtgtgtgtgtgtgtgtgtgtgtgtgtgtgtgtgtgtgtgtgtgtgtgtgtgtgtgtgtgtgtgtgtgaatgtgcagtTGATTGATTATTTGATTGTGTGGGTGTTGTGGGTATGTGCTTTGCTTTCACTTCCTCTCcccatgtctgtgtgtgtttgtgtgtgtggctttgtcTCTCTGTGCAGTAATGATATTTATTGCAATCTTCAGttggagggggggaggggtgtgATGGAGTACAAAGCTTTTTGTGGCTTTGTTTCTActatttcctcttctttctgtgtgtgtgtgtgtgtgtgtgtgtgtgtgtgtgtgtgtgtgtgtgtgtgtgtgtgtgtgtgtgtgtgtgtacatgtgcagAGGGGGTAGTCTCACAGGTACCTCAAAGTTTCCGCTCCGGTATGGAGCTGAGGCAGTGGTGCGTGCAGTTAAAAGCTGCCACTTCCTGTTACCTTGACATTGCATTTAACAatctctccgtctgtctctcaggtctgaTGAGTACCTTGTCTGCCGACTCCGAAATGCAGACTCCTTCGCTCGGCCCCCAGTTCACTGTGGGGCCCCAGGGTAAGGTACCTGGCAGGAAAAGAGGACGGCCTCCTATCCGTAAACTGGAGTTCCAGAGTCACTACACTGAAGATATGTCACCTCTCAAAGTCCCGAAGAAGAGAGGCAGGAAACCTGGCTTCAAGGTCAGTAGGTCATCTTTCATACACTCAAATTGAAGGTTCACATTCAGACTTTTCGGGTTTCCTGAACGTGTTTAAATCATCTCTTggtgaaatgtaaatataacaaACCCATTGCATTATTTACATCCACATTTATACAGCTATTGTCGTCTTTCATGCCTTTTTGCCAGGTTCATTAGCCCATAACAAACGCCAACTTCCTATTATACTGTTggtattaaaatgaatgtcacaTTTTGCAGATAAAATAGTAGATCCAAAACTTATTCAAAATACTCAACTAGATTTCATTAATGAATGCTTTTACAGAGGCAACCTGTATAATATATGTACAACAAATATTGATGTTGGAATTGGTAGTTGTATTAGACACATTATATCATGATATAAGTAACAGAGTTGCCTTTATTGTTGAGATAGGGCTGATTTGTTTAGTGGTAGTTCTGTTAGTAAAGAAATAGGTTTTATGGTTGCCAGTATCTTCTCAGTGCCCCTTACTTTTTTATCTATTTCAATGCATGGGTCTAAACCTTTCTAATGCTTATGCAGGgttgtccaaacttttttctctgagggccacatacagaaaaatatccGAAGGTCCTGGCCACTCACTAGAAGTGAGGTATATTGCGTCATTAgttaagttagcaaaatcaatcaaataaatgatgggtaaattatgcttgatactctaaaatgctttaagaaaataaacagcctacatcaccatttcagtttcattgatgttgttggcagctcattccttgaAACAGAAACCATAGATTTCTTATAATAAGAGGATGTATGAAGAGTTTGTTTCAAGCTTGTTAAGCAAATAAGtcattgggctttttttatcaactaagatttgttagaaaatgtttcaactttaattgactgactTTATTCGAAAAGTgggtttattaacacatgaatacttcgtaatatatttcaacatttatattcaaaaattacaataaaaaacaagcacaaGTTTTATTTATGGGCCAGATTCCATTACAGTTTTCGAATTTGCCGAGGGCCGATTCTACATGGCAGCATTGGGACCCAGGTCCGCAGTTTGGTCACTTTTGGCTTAAATGATACTTTGGTGATTTCCAACCGTCTTTGTATTGTTAAATTGTGGTATGTGCAAATGAAATATGTTCCTGAATATTTTGTATACTATTGCCCAGACTCTCATTTGTTCATTGGCTACAAAAGGGTACTGTGGTATGATGAAGAGTTTTGAAGAATTTTCATAAAATCAAAATCCAATGTTGTATTCTGTTTTGCagtgaatacaaaaaatagaaTCCTTGATcggtgtgtgaatatgtgtgtgtccctgtgcatgtgtgcagcTGAAGCCAAGGATGGTGATGTCCCCGCTCGCTAACTCTCCCCCCGGCAGCACCCCAGAACCCGAGATGGGTTCCCTCCCCCAGGATGCTGCGATTGTCCCCCACTCTGCCACTCCTCAAGGCCTAACAGGTAACACAAATCTCACCCTTTATAAGCTTTCCTATCATGCTCATAAATTGTTCACTACCAAGTAACAATCCTAATCAGGGATTATAGGTGTAAAAATAAGAGAGGCGAGGGGGTAGATCCAGGTTACAAGGTCTAATGAATTTTATTAAGCCCTCCCACCTGGAGCCTTTCACTATGAGAAAGGGGGTCAtaatttttttaacactttgtgTGAATTTATGGTACAAACGCGCCCTCGCTTCCTCTCTTTTATGTTGAATCTTATCTTTTTCAGCTTCCCTGGGACTTACATTCGGTGCTAAAACACAGGGTTATCAGTGTGGTGTATTACTTCTTTGTGCTATGAAACACACAGACCACTtgttaaatcaaaaacaaaacaactgtctCTGGGTTAATGTATGTTTCATTCTATTTTatgtaaaatacacacatttaaacatgtgtttttattattcccTTTGAATTTTCTCTTCTAGCTTTCCTTTCCTGCTTAGGCTCTAGAGAaaatcagacatgtttttaatcCTCCCAAAAGAGAAAAGATACATTCATTCACCAAGCCATCTTTTCTGTCTcgctttcatttttctttttctctgatttTTTCCCTCTTGGTCTGTCCTGCTCTGAATAAGCAAATATTTGAAGACCGCCTTTAGAGTATTTGAGGTGGGAATGGGAATCTCATGTGTCAAGGACCAGCGCTTTGCTCTTTGTTCTTACACATCATGAAAAGTGTTTGATGTAAGACTGTAGACATACAgaagagaagcacacacacacacacacacacacacacacacacacacacacacacacacacacacacacacacacacacacacacacacacacacacacacacacacacacactacaaaccATTCCCTCCCTGTGGTGCCTCACAAacagatacagtatgtaaatCATTTCTCTGGTGAAATGGAGAAGCACTTCTGAAATAGTCCCAGTATTTTATTGGGATATTTTTTGGGATACTCTCCAAGCAGTGTACAATCCCATTCAAATAATGAGCTtctataacaataaaaaaaatggaagttatctttttataatttttagTAACTATGTATACTAGATACAGGAAATCTGATGCATAACAATGGAGGTAGACAAATATTTTGGtatcaaaagtgtgtgtgtgtgtgtgtgtgtgtgtgtgtgtgtgtgtgtgtgtgtgtgtgtgtgtgtgtgtgtgtgtgtgtgtgtgtgttttgtgtttgtcagtatATAATTCCCCATCCTCACTTTCTCAGATCTAATCACATAATTGATTCTTcggaatacaataaaaacccaTTTGACCTTTGCTTGAGCACAAATAACAGGCAATTTGAATAATCTCAGGAGTATTTCTGTTTCATAAATCTATCAGCCAGAGAATCCATAACTGCCCGGCCCTGGCATAACCAGCAGGCATCTCCATTATTGACAATCTACAAAACGGTTGGCTCAATGGGGAGCACGTTCAGAGGAATTACTTCCAACCTCTAGCCGTTTCACAGATGTACAGTTATAGCCGGAAAAGgctttaacatgtgtttttttttcacaactttaTAAATGTATGCCTATGATAAATCGTAAGAGCCGCGCAGAATTTTATTCATTAGAGGTCTATGATTGGCACACAGCGTACATTTCCCAGATGTGTCTTTATTGatgctacttcctgttttcctCTTCCAGCGGAAACGTCGATGCCTGATGACTTCTTATGCGACCCACCAATGGACTCCAAGCGTTATGCTGTGGATCCCAGCGACTCTGCCTTCAATATCATGACATCCCAGTACCCACCAAAGCGGTCCTATAGTTACCGTGGCAGCAGTTGCTCTACCCCAATGCTGCTGTGCAGACAAGCATCAAGCCCAGGAAGCTTCCAGGAAGTTAACAGGAATGGTGAGGCTGCGTTTTGCAATTTGCTCTGCAGTTAATTCTTCTTTTGATTAGATTTTTTATATAGATAAATCTGCTTTGTAGCAAAGCTTTTAACAGTGCTGGACACCCATGGTCCATATGCTCAGGTGTTTACACATACCTGCCTAAATAGACCATATCAGTTTAGTGGAGGTGTGTGTTGAATGATCTCCAGTgtcatctctctttctcctgttGTAGTTGTTTAAAATTCTCTATGTATATATCTGTATTATATATGCTATAAGATTCACCTTTTTCCCGACAAAATGTTCTATACATATATTCTTTTAAACTTTCAGAGCATTTTAACACActatattatgatttattttttgataataCTATAGTAGGAATTTTCTTTTACGTTCTATACTAATCATTTTTCAACCTGCtgtactttgacatttttattgaaatatatccTATACTATAttgtttttctgatattttttagTATAAAACTAGGAGCATTTGCTGATGTTTTTCCACATACTATTGTaagccttttttttccaaatgataCTATGTAGTTTTTCTCAAATTTTTCGAGTATGATTAAATACTATACTATTACTTCTTTTTGACATACTCTACtatgtaatttttatcatattttttaaaataattttcttgtgttttctttcactatactatgacttttttttatattcttcaACATACTATCCTATGATTTCTTTTGGCATGAGTTTCCctcttttttcctgcttttatgATAGGCTAAGTTAAGTACGGCTTCATAATTGAATGATAAGAGACAACGTTCTCATACAAATATTCTTGACATTCTCATCTAACTCCTGTTCTAAAATCAAACTGTTTCATTATGCTAAGCTGTCAGGTGTCAAATAAGATTGTTGGGATTtcatttattagtttgttttgtttattggaTCCCAATTTTGTGGATGACCTAAGAGTCATTCCTCCACCATTCCCTTGTGCTGCCCAGCTTACAGTCCAGACTCCGGAGAGTGCAAGCGTCCTGCTGGTAAAGACCCGTCCAGCTGGGGTGTCGAGGAAGTTGTTTGGTTCATCAAAGATGCTGACCCCCAAGCCCTGGGACCCCACGCTGAAACATTCAGGAAGCATGTGAGTCAGTACTAAATGACCAAATGCCTTCCCTTTAAAAGCTACAAGGCTATGACACTGTTCTGTGATCTGTTTCAGGAGATAGATGGAGATGCTCTGCTCTTGCTGAAAAGTGAGATGATGATGAAGTATCTAGGACTGAAGCTGGGACCCGCACTCAAACTCTGTTACCACATAGACAGGCTGAAACAAAACCGGTTGTGATTATGCTGTCTTGGAGCCAAACCCCTGAACACATTTCACTTAAACTGTATCGCAGGAGATTCTCATAAACGTTCTCTACCTACAGCAATGCATCATGAACGCCTTTGGATCCTGGGTTTTGTTGAAACATTTCACATGTTAAGGACTATTTGCATCTGAAGAAACTATTTAATATCCACTATTGTTGATCAGGTTTCTGAACAGAATGTACATAGTTTAGCCCCACAAAGATGGAAGCTACTCTTCCACAGCTGACCATCAACAGCATGAATCTGTGCAGATCTTAATAATGGACACAAACCCTCTGAAAACCTACTGAGACAGGCAGCTTTACACACTTGTATGGTGCTTTACCTCAATAACGTTTTGAACTTGAAGAAGTCTTTGGATCAAGGTacaatgctgctgttttttttttaaataattgtgtgaGTTTTGTTGTAAACTGATGTAAATATTGACGAAGGTATCATTCCTAAACACAAACTGTAATTTTCTCAAACTCTTACGCAAGTATTACAATCTTTTAAACTTTTTATAAGTACTAAGTGAAACAAATGGTTACATAGAAAAGTTTACGACAAAAACCACAGCATAACTGTGAAGCGACGTATCGCACCAAAGAGGGGCGTATAACAATGCAGCGTTCAGagtgagaggaaggagagcgGGCATTGGGGTTATTCATGTTGTTCTCATCAATTGTACGTCATGTCAGTGAGACAAGCGTCTACTTGTAGTAAAACAAATCATACAGTGCAACTTGGTGCTCACCGAGATCTTTGCTGCCACTACAGTTACCTCATCAGTTAACAATTAAATCACTCTAATATAATATTGATAATGGTCGGTTGCAAGTTCTTAAGCACAACCTcagttattttaaagtaaatacctGAATCATGTTCTGCTCTTTCAAATAATAATggacaaaaaaatgtcaaactgttaaGTTAAATATCTTGAGcattaatatttacattgttGAAACCCCCATACAGCTTTGTGGTAATACATTTTAGAGACAGCAACctgtatacacacatgcagtatATGACACACTTGTACAACTCTTgatatttaaacacaatgtttttttttctaactgtaCAGTACTTGTTAATATTTGTAATCTATGGTGTTTTATGTGTATTCCTTGAACAACTTAACAAACAAATTACAACCTGTGTCACATGTATGTAACTACATCATGTATGTCTATGTATACATTATGTATTGTAATGACTGAGGAAGCTAGGTGATGCATTTAActttcacattacatttttcaattggAAAACTTGATTTAATTGGATCCAAAGAAATAGGCAGATTTTGTTGTCTCAGGGTTATTTACCCATGTAAtccatttcaaatatacaacaaatatttattaCACCCCAGCCTTGACCCATATCAATGACATGTTGACTCCACAATGAccgtccttttctttttaatgtttttttattgaatactttttccaaagaaaataaaacttcTTGTTCAATAAAGTCTGACTGTGTTGTTGGACTTCCAGTTATATTGTTATCAACAGTAGTCGAAAATGTATTGATTCAAACCAAATATTGATCATATTAGCAACAGTCAAAACATTATAGAAgctcttaaataaaaaatgaattacaaaaaactaattgtgtatttaaaaaatatttatctgaaacatcaaactgttttttgATTTTATGTAGGTTTTTTTGTATGATTAATTGATATGTCTATCTTTTATGTCGAATGTTTTGTATggaaaatatatgatatatgttCCTGAACTCGAGAGGATTTccggacttttattttgaaaagtgcgAGATTACCGTCGCTGTACTATCGCGTGAGTGGAAGCGATTCACTTCCTGTACCAGTGTGCCGCTGATTTTCATGCGGCTTACACAAATGTGTGCAGCTGTCAGGCAGAGGTGAACATGGCTGAGGTCTCGGAGAGGACTCTTCAGGTCGCCGTCGTGGTCTCCTTCGCTGCCGGCTTCGTGGCGGGGTGGCAGGCCAacaggatgaggaggaagtTCCTGgactggaggaagaagaggctgCAAGACAAACTGTCAGAAACTCAGAAGAAGCTTGACTTGGCTTGAATGGTAAATATGTCATGCTACATTGGGTACAAATTATGGAGTCAAACTGAGGCCTTTGCCTAGCAGCTTGATAAGTCTTCCATATAATTGACAGGCAAACACATATTGTTCATATACGTCCCCCGCACACGAAAGCAAATCAaagtaatgtatttaataacaaTTTTAAGGGTACTTGAATCTTGCCcgagttttttttatgttatactCCTTTATACTTCTTCTACACTTAAGTTACTATCTAGCTTTCTTTACATATCGAGATTATAagataataacaatataaatcaactgataaacatattgaaatataatGATAGGTTAAGATTTCAATCAACAGTATAGAAAGTCATTCAAATGAGCTTCACCTTTACCAGAGCTGTGTTGcacataaatgcatcaatattaACAATtaagaaatactgtatatattgagtatattttgatacttgcaggacttttacttgtgacagtgtaactttaaaatgtagtattgctactGTTACTTAAGTGGAATAGTACTCCTTCCCCACTGCTAATATGTCaaataatgtcattatttcCATTGTTAGCaaagttttatcattttaatcttCTATATTTTCCAGGTGTGGGCTGTCCTTCATGATCACTGGTCTTCTCTTTGTAAAGCTGTGGATCCTGGATGTGCTAGATGTCTGTCACTGTGGAAAACCTCAAGATGACTTACCTGCGTTCTGCACCACCCATATTTTCCTGCCACACCTGTTAATCAAGACAGGACTTGATGTTTACAGTCTATGGCAATACAATCATTACCTACAAACAGCAGTTTATATTCTGCCCTCAGACACTAACATGAAAGCAGTATGGCTTCAGGCTTTGGTGGTTTTCTCTTCCAGCATGTCTCTGTTTCATATCTGGCCAAAtaaattattgtgtttttcatgtttcTCTATCTTTGCTGTTTCTGTTCATTATGTTTAGTTGACATCACAGGAGCATAAtaattgttaaatacatttttgcaagAAGACACACTGATGAGGTATTAAGTGTG
The sequence above is drawn from the Eleginops maclovinus isolate JMC-PN-2008 ecotype Puerto Natales chromosome 15, JC_Emac_rtc_rv5, whole genome shotgun sequence genome and encodes:
- the scml4 gene encoding sex comb on midleg-like protein 4, which produces MRLRGGRDLSPESYLELAPAPPCRVAWLPGVLSKGVRLRLRLDHRDNRGRGCWQLVDLEEESEPVGRRLRSQGPDTCGQSLMSTLSADSEMQTPSLGPQFTVGPQGKVPGRKRGRPPIRKLEFQSHYTEDMSPLKVPKKRGRKPGFKLKPRMVMSPLANSPPGSTPEPEMGSLPQDAAIVPHSATPQGLTAETSMPDDFLCDPPMDSKRYAVDPSDSAFNIMTSQYPPKRSYSYRGSSCSTPMLLCRQASSPGSFQEVNRNAYSPDSGECKRPAGKDPSSWGVEEVVWFIKDADPQALGPHAETFRKHEIDGDALLLLKSEMMMKYLGLKLGPALKLCYHIDRLKQNRL